A stretch of the Oncorhynchus mykiss isolate Arlee chromosome 23, USDA_OmykA_1.1, whole genome shotgun sequence genome encodes the following:
- the LOC110503015 gene encoding 1-acyl-sn-glycerol-3-phosphate acyltransferase delta isoform X1: MLILIKPYRQTVWRQHFRQCQDCFIADRKEPKPGTTDKMGLVQWLKGQFLCHLIICYGFLVSGLLVNLLQICTLPLWPINKQLARRINCKLGYSLTSQSVALLEWWSGTEVTFYTDPADYQTYGKENAIVVLNHNFEIDFLCGWTFCDRFGVLGASKCLAKKELSYLPVIGWMWYFLEMVFIKRKWEEDKRSFVQSLQNLRDYPENFWFLLHCEGTRFTEEKHQISMEVAEKKGLPKLKHHLLPRTKGFWVAVQNLRGTVAAVYCCTLNFRNNETPTLLGVINGKKYHPDLYIRRIPLESVPEDEAECSSWLHKLYQEKDQFQEDYSHTGCFPGPVVTPPRGPWSLINWIGWTCLLLYPLYLLLVQLVLSGSILTILATVAFCSAGPRKWRQWENLFNYRALWIRLQMNVPRVPVHPCMPWIMYTYSMLAKIV; this comes from the exons ATGCTCATTCTGATCAAGccttacagacagacagtttggAGACAACATTTCCGTCAGTGTCAGGACTGCTTTATCGCTGACAGAAAGGAACCAAAGCCAGGGACAACGGACAAG ATGGGTCTGGTACAGTGGTTGAAGGGCCAATTTTTGTGTCACCTGATCATCTGCTATGGGTTCTTGGTCAGCGGTCTCCTGGTCAACCTATTACAGATCTGCACTCTGCCCCTCTGGCCAATCAACAAGCAGCTGGCCCGGCGGATCAACTGTAAACTGGGATATTCCCTCACCAGCC AGTCTGTGGCTCTCCTAGAGTGGTGGTCTGGCACTGAAGTAACTTTCTACACAGACCCAGCGGACTACCAAACCTACGGCAAAGAGAACGCCATCGTCGTCCTTAACCACAACTTTGAAATAGACTTTCTGTGTGGCTGGACCTTCTGTGACAGATTCGGGGTCCTTGGG GCCTCCAAATGTTTAGCCAAGAAAGAGTTGTCGTACCTGCCTGTGATTGGCTGGATGTGGTACTTCCTGGAAATGGTGTTTATTAAGAGGAAGTGGGAGGAGGATAAGAGGAGCTTTGTCCAGAGTCTTCAGAACCTACGGGATTACCCCGAGAACTTCTGG TTCCTGCTCCACTGTGAGGGAACACGCTTCACAGAGGAGAAGCATCAGATCAGTATGGAGGTGGCAGAGAAGAAAGGCCTGCCTAAACTCAAACACCACCTCCTGCCCAGGACCAAGGGCTTCTGGGTAGCCGTCCAGAACCTCCGAGGGACAG TTGCTGCGGTCTACTGTTGTACACTAAATTTCAGAAACAACGAAACACCAACCTTGCTGGGAGTTATCAACGGGAAAAAATATCATCCAGATTTATACATAAG GAGAATCCCTCTGGAGTCCGTACCAGAAGATGAGGCTGAATGTTCTTCCTGGCTTCACAAACTCTACCAGGAGAAG GACCAGTTCCAGGAGGACTACAGCCACACCGGGTGTTTCCCTGGCCCTGTAGTCACCCCTCCGCGTGGACCCTGGTCCCTGATCAACTGGATAGGCTGGACCTGCCTTCTCCTAtaccccctctacctcctcctggtCCAGCTGGTCCTCTCTGGGTCTATTCTCACCATACTGGCCACTGTGGCCTTCTGCTCTGCAG GACCCAGAAAATGGAGGCAGTGGGAGAACttattcaa CTACAGAGCGCTATGGATCCGTCTGCAGATGAATGTCCCAAGAGTACCGGTACACCCTTGTATGCCATGGATTAtgtatacctacagtatgttagcaAAAATAGTTTAA
- the LOC110503015 gene encoding 1-acyl-sn-glycerol-3-phosphate acyltransferase delta isoform X3, with the protein MLILIKPYRQTVWRQHFRQCQDCFIADRKEPKPGTTDKMGLVQWLKGQFLCHLIICYGFLVSGLLVNLLQICTLPLWPINKQLARRINCKLGYSLTSQSVALLEWWSGTEVTFYTDPADYQTYGKENAIVVLNHNFEIDFLCGWTFCDRFGVLGASKCLAKKELSYLPVIGWMWYFLEMVFIKRKWEEDKRSFVQSLQNLRDYPENFWFLLHCEGTRFTEEKHQISMEVAEKKGLPKLKHHLLPRTKGFWVAVQNLRGTVAAVYCCTLNFRNNETPTLLGVINGKKYHPDLYIRRIPLESVPEDEAECSSWLHKLYQEKDQFQEDYSHTGCFPGPVVTPPRGPWSLINWIGWTCLLLYPLYLLLVQLVLSGSILTILATVAFCSAATERYGSVCR; encoded by the exons ATGCTCATTCTGATCAAGccttacagacagacagtttggAGACAACATTTCCGTCAGTGTCAGGACTGCTTTATCGCTGACAGAAAGGAACCAAAGCCAGGGACAACGGACAAG ATGGGTCTGGTACAGTGGTTGAAGGGCCAATTTTTGTGTCACCTGATCATCTGCTATGGGTTCTTGGTCAGCGGTCTCCTGGTCAACCTATTACAGATCTGCACTCTGCCCCTCTGGCCAATCAACAAGCAGCTGGCCCGGCGGATCAACTGTAAACTGGGATATTCCCTCACCAGCC AGTCTGTGGCTCTCCTAGAGTGGTGGTCTGGCACTGAAGTAACTTTCTACACAGACCCAGCGGACTACCAAACCTACGGCAAAGAGAACGCCATCGTCGTCCTTAACCACAACTTTGAAATAGACTTTCTGTGTGGCTGGACCTTCTGTGACAGATTCGGGGTCCTTGGG GCCTCCAAATGTTTAGCCAAGAAAGAGTTGTCGTACCTGCCTGTGATTGGCTGGATGTGGTACTTCCTGGAAATGGTGTTTATTAAGAGGAAGTGGGAGGAGGATAAGAGGAGCTTTGTCCAGAGTCTTCAGAACCTACGGGATTACCCCGAGAACTTCTGG TTCCTGCTCCACTGTGAGGGAACACGCTTCACAGAGGAGAAGCATCAGATCAGTATGGAGGTGGCAGAGAAGAAAGGCCTGCCTAAACTCAAACACCACCTCCTGCCCAGGACCAAGGGCTTCTGGGTAGCCGTCCAGAACCTCCGAGGGACAG TTGCTGCGGTCTACTGTTGTACACTAAATTTCAGAAACAACGAAACACCAACCTTGCTGGGAGTTATCAACGGGAAAAAATATCATCCAGATTTATACATAAG GAGAATCCCTCTGGAGTCCGTACCAGAAGATGAGGCTGAATGTTCTTCCTGGCTTCACAAACTCTACCAGGAGAAG GACCAGTTCCAGGAGGACTACAGCCACACCGGGTGTTTCCCTGGCCCTGTAGTCACCCCTCCGCGTGGACCCTGGTCCCTGATCAACTGGATAGGCTGGACCTGCCTTCTCCTAtaccccctctacctcctcctggtCCAGCTGGTCCTCTCTGGGTCTATTCTCACCATACTGGCCACTGTGGCCTTCTGCTCTGCAG CTACAGAGCGCTATGGATCCGTCTGCAGATGA
- the LOC110503015 gene encoding 1-acyl-sn-glycerol-3-phosphate acyltransferase delta isoform X2, producing MLILIKPYRQTVWRQHFRQCQDCFIADRKEPKPGTTDKMGLVQWLKGQFLCHLIICYGFLVSGLLVNLLQICTLPLWPINKQLARRINCKLGYSLTSQSVALLEWWSGTEVTFYTDPADYQTYGKENAIVVLNHNFEIDFLCGWTFCDRFGVLGASKCLAKKELSYLPVIGWMWYFLEMVFIKRKWEEDKRSFVQSLQNLRDYPENFWFLLHCEGTRFTEEKHQISMEVAEKKGLPKLKHHLLPRTKGFWVAVQNLRGTVAAVYCCTLNFRNNETPTLLGVINGKKYHPDLYIRRIPLESVPEDEAECSSWLHKLYQEKDQFQEDYSHTGCFPGPVVTPPRGPWSLINWIGWTCLLLYPLYLLLVQLVLSGSILTILATVAFCSAVSVGVRWMIGQTEIKRSSSYGVPLN from the exons ATGCTCATTCTGATCAAGccttacagacagacagtttggAGACAACATTTCCGTCAGTGTCAGGACTGCTTTATCGCTGACAGAAAGGAACCAAAGCCAGGGACAACGGACAAG ATGGGTCTGGTACAGTGGTTGAAGGGCCAATTTTTGTGTCACCTGATCATCTGCTATGGGTTCTTGGTCAGCGGTCTCCTGGTCAACCTATTACAGATCTGCACTCTGCCCCTCTGGCCAATCAACAAGCAGCTGGCCCGGCGGATCAACTGTAAACTGGGATATTCCCTCACCAGCC AGTCTGTGGCTCTCCTAGAGTGGTGGTCTGGCACTGAAGTAACTTTCTACACAGACCCAGCGGACTACCAAACCTACGGCAAAGAGAACGCCATCGTCGTCCTTAACCACAACTTTGAAATAGACTTTCTGTGTGGCTGGACCTTCTGTGACAGATTCGGGGTCCTTGGG GCCTCCAAATGTTTAGCCAAGAAAGAGTTGTCGTACCTGCCTGTGATTGGCTGGATGTGGTACTTCCTGGAAATGGTGTTTATTAAGAGGAAGTGGGAGGAGGATAAGAGGAGCTTTGTCCAGAGTCTTCAGAACCTACGGGATTACCCCGAGAACTTCTGG TTCCTGCTCCACTGTGAGGGAACACGCTTCACAGAGGAGAAGCATCAGATCAGTATGGAGGTGGCAGAGAAGAAAGGCCTGCCTAAACTCAAACACCACCTCCTGCCCAGGACCAAGGGCTTCTGGGTAGCCGTCCAGAACCTCCGAGGGACAG TTGCTGCGGTCTACTGTTGTACACTAAATTTCAGAAACAACGAAACACCAACCTTGCTGGGAGTTATCAACGGGAAAAAATATCATCCAGATTTATACATAAG GAGAATCCCTCTGGAGTCCGTACCAGAAGATGAGGCTGAATGTTCTTCCTGGCTTCACAAACTCTACCAGGAGAAG GACCAGTTCCAGGAGGACTACAGCCACACCGGGTGTTTCCCTGGCCCTGTAGTCACCCCTCCGCGTGGACCCTGGTCCCTGATCAACTGGATAGGCTGGACCTGCCTTCTCCTAtaccccctctacctcctcctggtCCAGCTGGTCCTCTCTGGGTCTATTCTCACCATACTGGCCACTGTGGCCTTCTGCTCTGCAG TGTCGGTTGGTGTGCGCTGGATGATTGGACAGACTGAGATTAAGAGAAGCTCCAGCTATGGGGTCCCACTTAACTGA
- the LOC110503015 gene encoding 1-acyl-sn-glycerol-3-phosphate acyltransferase delta isoform X4, protein MGLVQWLKGQFLCHLIICYGFLVSGLLVNLLQICTLPLWPINKQLARRINCKLGYSLTSQSVALLEWWSGTEVTFYTDPADYQTYGKENAIVVLNHNFEIDFLCGWTFCDRFGVLGASKCLAKKELSYLPVIGWMWYFLEMVFIKRKWEEDKRSFVQSLQNLRDYPENFWFLLHCEGTRFTEEKHQISMEVAEKKGLPKLKHHLLPRTKGFWVAVQNLRGTVAAVYCCTLNFRNNETPTLLGVINGKKYHPDLYIRRIPLESVPEDEAECSSWLHKLYQEKDQFQEDYSHTGCFPGPVVTPPRGPWSLINWIGWTCLLLYPLYLLLVQLVLSGSILTILATVAFCSAGPRKWRQWENLFNYRALWIRLQMNVPRVPVHPCMPWIMYTYSMLAKIV, encoded by the exons ATGGGTCTGGTACAGTGGTTGAAGGGCCAATTTTTGTGTCACCTGATCATCTGCTATGGGTTCTTGGTCAGCGGTCTCCTGGTCAACCTATTACAGATCTGCACTCTGCCCCTCTGGCCAATCAACAAGCAGCTGGCCCGGCGGATCAACTGTAAACTGGGATATTCCCTCACCAGCC AGTCTGTGGCTCTCCTAGAGTGGTGGTCTGGCACTGAAGTAACTTTCTACACAGACCCAGCGGACTACCAAACCTACGGCAAAGAGAACGCCATCGTCGTCCTTAACCACAACTTTGAAATAGACTTTCTGTGTGGCTGGACCTTCTGTGACAGATTCGGGGTCCTTGGG GCCTCCAAATGTTTAGCCAAGAAAGAGTTGTCGTACCTGCCTGTGATTGGCTGGATGTGGTACTTCCTGGAAATGGTGTTTATTAAGAGGAAGTGGGAGGAGGATAAGAGGAGCTTTGTCCAGAGTCTTCAGAACCTACGGGATTACCCCGAGAACTTCTGG TTCCTGCTCCACTGTGAGGGAACACGCTTCACAGAGGAGAAGCATCAGATCAGTATGGAGGTGGCAGAGAAGAAAGGCCTGCCTAAACTCAAACACCACCTCCTGCCCAGGACCAAGGGCTTCTGGGTAGCCGTCCAGAACCTCCGAGGGACAG TTGCTGCGGTCTACTGTTGTACACTAAATTTCAGAAACAACGAAACACCAACCTTGCTGGGAGTTATCAACGGGAAAAAATATCATCCAGATTTATACATAAG GAGAATCCCTCTGGAGTCCGTACCAGAAGATGAGGCTGAATGTTCTTCCTGGCTTCACAAACTCTACCAGGAGAAG GACCAGTTCCAGGAGGACTACAGCCACACCGGGTGTTTCCCTGGCCCTGTAGTCACCCCTCCGCGTGGACCCTGGTCCCTGATCAACTGGATAGGCTGGACCTGCCTTCTCCTAtaccccctctacctcctcctggtCCAGCTGGTCCTCTCTGGGTCTATTCTCACCATACTGGCCACTGTGGCCTTCTGCTCTGCAG GACCCAGAAAATGGAGGCAGTGGGAGAACttattcaa CTACAGAGCGCTATGGATCCGTCTGCAGATGAATGTCCCAAGAGTACCGGTACACCCTTGTATGCCATGGATTAtgtatacctacagtatgttagcaAAAATAGTTTAA